A single Melopsittacus undulatus isolate bMelUnd1 chromosome 11, bMelUnd1.mat.Z, whole genome shotgun sequence DNA region contains:
- the PRRC2B gene encoding protein PRRC2B isoform X3: MSDRLGQITKGKDGKSKYSTLSLFDKYKGKSIEAIRTTVIPRHGLQSLGKVAAARRMPPPANLPSLKSENKGNDPNIIIVPKDGTGWANKQDQPDQKSSSVTAAQLQESLPQQGLQKSVSNLQKPTQSISQESTNSVPGGPKSWAQLNGKPAGQEGGSRASSRLLSFSPEEFPTLKAAGEQDKVGKEKGALDPSYGPGPSLRPQNVTSWREGGGRNITSATSLTASPAELGSKTPSTGDGAPSSVSASDPKEPSLRPAQPVRKGASQFMGNVYQPPTYHDMLPAFMCPQQPSETPASLDRGSFPVPQLRLEPRVPFRQYQMNDQDGKENRPSLSRPTRPVRQQMERAPRPTIINAENLKGLDELDNDADDGWAGIHEEVDYSEKLKFSEDEEEEEPLAKDRQQKWNGWDPRRQRQLSLSSADSADVKHTLEEGKNWSDSVGLSRSVRKGQESQQPLRKLNGWSSSSEYQKPTVGNVLRQQSLEDNKEEKVPLRQKFVHSEISEAVERARRRREEEERRAREERLAACAAKLKQLDQKCKLAQKSGETQKHPENEDLRPASTEKNAVQENGPAFRRATPEFHTQEASAGYVEEETPAPVAAAQSSSEEELREAPSPAQEFSKYQKSLPPRFQRQQQQQQQQLYKMQHWQQQQIYPPPSHSHPQRTFYPPHPQMLGFDPRWMMMPSYMDPRMAQSRTPVDFYPSALHPSGIMKPMIQQDSIGGSSCRSEDQNCQTGTTERKTAPLDPVPVWGQESYTSLQSKGYSLSHQKQADSITMEGLHARNDSYSAAPGRQESLSTQRDLFEDRGEEYLNAFDKKAQADFDSCLPSQRIGQDLLFQHQETAQETCPAGNRHADLRCSPLEPDFIQAEKKPEYNGWDINHHQKPAESTAEAAEEAPRDEQSFSADPWKKEGANTKQPTEETTEWAPENRTTSGQHQEQMGRTRRSGPIKKPVLKALKVEEKEKEMEKVKLEGEDTSRPLKEKAAVQKAENESDDSAALVNSTRYVLDDKGSSQATLAREAEKSQEEEEEEEEEEKPERTWENKLSRESGDLPPTKRNNWIFIDEEQAFGGRGQGRGRGRGFREFTFRGRGTVVGTRGVYNNQRSSRGRGLREFNQAEDFPRGKPRRRIASETHSEGSEYEELPKRRRQRGSENSNEGSVLDREDSDLKKGDFKESWRSNKIYSDDHNSLDPKMRAPRAFGRSLPPRLSNSGYGRRGFMGKEPTQWQGRSGGAGWQEYSHTSPSDTFGSRQQADRDYIQDSYKHVDSFSSRVFDESHLDDKRHFFQEDYSADQENIENRPFRRRRPPRQDKPPRFRRLRQERESVGQWNPEEGGPSLLPSQWPGRPKLSSAEKSSLSGRRSPELSYQNSSDHANEEWETASESSDFSERRERREGVSESEGQLEGGLCSGSLGEKRELAKRSFSSQRPLVDRQSRKAEPAGFAEQSVRTGVGAASRYESQQNGTLIKSKRSPEEGGGLGNTSGGSSHSIYSLDRASHANSECAEGPGKKPEKEPKSTAQRASEKGEALSQFELSYGSTIIDSRVSNTAEENEVGSMAGEGFIEVLTKKQRRLLEEERRKKEQAAQAPAKARVLQSRIPPRFAKKQNSLCLEQGDVAVSGNSLGTEIWESNSPALSVQSPGSDSWNKPVNTFNGTESGTTEQGFKGSQGDSGIDLSAESRESSATSSQRSSPYGTLKPEEMNGAGLVDPKPDCQKEQVQKQSDKKDSDQGSGQNKEHKPGPIGNERSLKNRKGSEGTERLEGNIPPVNGVEIHVDSVLPVPPIEFGVNPKDSDFSLPPGSASGTAANPVTKLQDALASNAGLTQSIPILRRDHHLQRCIGLNPMSFPTADLTLKMESARKAWENSPSLPEQNSPGGAGSGIQPASSVGASNGVSYSSFGGVSMPPMPVASVAPSASIPGNHIPPLYLDGHVFASQPRLVPQTIPQQQSYQQAAAAQQIPISLHTSLQAQAQLGLRGGLPVSQSQEMYSSIQPFRSQVYMHPSLSQPSTMVLTGGTALKPPYSAFPGMQPLEVVKTQSGSPYQPMNGSQTLVYEGQINQAAGMGASQMMDSQLTQLTMPVPGSQLPLPRYGSGQQPLILPQSIQLPQGQNLPVGAPRRILPPGSQPSVLATSRESSQMEMKGFHFSDGKQSMSSGGSVPSPHTYRIYSMNIVDSSISRPSSASPSGKPSGPGVSMGSVQGHYVQQAKQRVDENKANLGAVKLQETASTNQMKPVRTGAIKPQAVKVEESKA, from the exons ATGTCACCAGTTGGAGGGAGGGCGGTGGGAGGAACATAACCTCTGCCACATCTCTGACCGCCTCCCCTGCTGAGCTGGGCAGCAAGACCCCCAGCACCGGAGACGGAGCCCCCTCCTCAGTGAGTGCCAGCGACCCGAAGGAGCCGTCTCTCCGCCCAGCTCAGCCTGTCCGCAAAGGGGCTTCGCAGTTCATGGGGAATGTCTACCAGCCACCTACATACCATGACATGCTACCTGCTTTT ATGTGTCCGCAACAGCCGTCTGAGACCCCTGCATCACTGGACCGAGGGTCTTTCCCTGTTCCTCAGCTTCGGCTTGAGCCCCGGGTACCTTTCAGACAGTACCAGATGAATGACCAGGATGG AAAAGAGAACAGGCCCAGCCTGTCCCGCCCAACACGTCCGGTTCGGCAGCAAATGGAGAGAGCACCTCGGCCCACCATTATCAATGCAGAGAACCTAAAAGGGCTGGATGAACTAGACAATGATGCAGATGATGGATGGGCAG GCATTCATGAAGAAGTGGATTACTCCGAAAAACTGAAGTTTAGtgaagatgaggaagaggaagaaccTCTTGCTAAAGATAGACAACAGAAGTG GAATGGCTGGGATCCCAGAAGGCAGCGACAGTTGTCCCTGAGCTCTGCAGACAGTGCAGATGTCAAACACACcttggaggaaggaaagaattgGAGCGACTCGGTTGGCTTATCCCGGTCAGTCCGGAAAGGGCAGGAATCACAGCAGCCTCTGAGGAAGCTGAATGGCTGGAGCTCTTCATCTGAATACCAG aaacCCACAGTGGGAAATGTTCTCAGACAGCAGTCCCTCGAGgataataaagaagaaaaggtgcCGCTGAGACAAAAGTTTGTACACTCTGAGATCTCTGAGGCTGTTGAGAGAGCCAGGAGGcggcgggaggaggaggagcggCGAGCCAGGGAAGAGCGCCTGGCAGCCTGTGCTGCGAAGCTGAAGCAGCTTGATCAGAAGTGCAAACTGGCTCAGAAGAGTGGGGAGACCCAGAAACACCCAGAGAATGAAGATTTGAGACCAGCAAGCACGGAGAAAAATGCTGTGCAAGAGAACGGTCCTGCTTTCCgtagag CAACCCCTGAGTTTCACACGCAAGAGGCCTCTGCTGGCTATGTGGAAGAGGAGACGCCTGCTCCAGTTGCAGCAGCCCAAAGCAGCAGTGAGGAGGAGCTCAGAGAAGCTCCCTCTCCAGCACAGGAGTTCAGCAAATACCAGAAGTCTCTTCCCCCACGGttccagaggcagcagcagcagcaacagcagcag ctgtaCAAGatgcagcactggcagcagcagcaaatctatcctcccccatcccattcccatccccagcGGACCTTCTATCCGCCGCACCCCCAGATGCTTGGCTTTGATCCTCGCTGGATGATGATGCCCTCTTACATGGACCCTCGCATGGCCCAGAGTCGCACCCCTGTGGATTTCTACCCTTCAGCCCTTCACCCTTCAG GAATTATGAAGCCCATGATTCAGCAGGACTCCATTGGTGGGAGCAGCTGTCGGTCTGAAGATCAGAACTGCCAGACAGggacaacagaaaggaaaactgctcCCTTGGACCCTGTGCCAGTGTGGGGCCAGGAGAGCTATACATCCCTGCAGAGTAAAGGGTACTCCCTGTCACATCAAAAACAGGCTGACAGCATCACCATGGAGGGGCTGCATGCCAG GAACGACAGTTactctgctgctcctggcaggCAGGAGAGTCTGAGCACCCAGCGAGATCTCTTTGAAGACAGAGGGGAGGAGTACTTGAATGCTTTTGACAAGAAGGCCCAAGCAGACTTTGACAGCTGTCTGCCTTCTCAGAGGATAGGCCAAGATCTGTTGTTTCAGCATCAGGAGACGGCGCAGGAAACCTGTCCTGCTGGGAACCGCCATGCAGACTTGAGGTGCTCACCCCTAGAGCCTGATTTCATCCAAGCAGAGAAGAAGCCTGAGTACAATGGCTGGGATATCAACCACCATCAGAAACCTGCAGAGAGtacagcagaagctgctgaagaagcGCCCAGGGATGAGCAGTCATTCAGTGCTGACccatggaagaaagaaggagcTAATACCAAACAGCCCACGGAGGAGACAACCGAGTGGGCTCCTGAGAACCGCACCACCAGTGGTCAGCACCAGGAGCAAATGGGGAGGACGCGGCGATCGGGCCCAATTAAAAAACCAGTGCTGAAAGCCCTCAaggtggaggagaaggagaaggagatggAGAAGGTTAAGCTTGAGGGAGAGGACACTTCACGCCCACTGAAGGAGAAGGCAGctgttcagaaagcagaaaacgAGTCAGATGATTCTGCAGCCTTAGTGAACTCCACACGTTACGTGCTGGATGACAAAGGTTCTTCCCAAGCCACCCTTGCCCGAGAGGCTGAGAAATCccaagaggaagaggaggaagaagaagaggaagagaagccaGAAAGAACCTGGGAGAACAAACTATCCAGAGAATCCGGCGATCTCCCTCCCACCAAAAGAAACAACTGGATCTTCATTGATGAGGAACAAGCCTTTGGTGGGAGAGGTCAAGGACGCGGACGAGGGAGAGGCTTCAGAGAGTTCACTTTCCGAGGCCGAGGCACTGTAGTGGGCACCCGGGGGGTCTATAACAACCAGCGGAGCAGCCGAGGGCGAGGGCTGCGGGAGTTCAACCAGGCAGAGGACTTCCCCAGGGGCAAGCCAAGGCGCCGCATTGCGAGCGAGACACACAGTGAAGGGTCAGAGTATGAGGAGCTCCCCAAGCGTCGCCGGCAAAGGGGctcagaaaacagcaatgaaggctctgtgctggaccGGGAGGacagtgatttaaaaaaggGAGACTTCAAAGAGTCATGGAGGTCCAACAAAATCTATTCAGATGATCACAATAGTCTGGATCCGAAGATGAGGGCACCGAGAGCTTTTGGGAGGTCACTGCCACCAAGGCTGAGCAACTCTGGCTATGGGAGAAGGGGGTTCATGGGTAAGGAGCCCACCCAGTGGCAAGGCAGGAGTGGGGGAGCAGGGTGGCAGGAGTACAGCCACACCTCTCCATCGGACACTtttgggagcaggcagcaggctgACAGGGACTACATTCAGGATTCTTACAAACACGTGGATTCCTTCTCCAGCCGGGTTTTTGATGAGAGTCATCTGGATGACAAAAGGCACTTTTTCCAGGAGGATTACTCAGCGGATCAGGAGAACATAGAGAACAGGCCATTCAGGAGGCGGCGTCCCCCCCGCCAGGACAAGCCCCCACGGTTCAGGCGCCTCAGGCAAGAGAGGGAATCAGTTGGCCAGTGGAACCCTGAGGAAGGAGGCCCCAGCCTGCTGCCCAGCCAGTGGCCTGGAAGACCCAAGCTGAGCAGTGCAGAGAAGAGCAGCCTTTCGGGCAGACGGTCTCCTGAGCTGTCCTACCAGAACTCATCAGACCACGCCAATGAGGAATGGGAGACAGCATCCGAAAGCAGTGACTTCAGCGAGcggagggagaggagagagggagtTTCAGAGAGTGAAGGCCAGCTGGAGGGAGGCCTCTGCAGTGGGAGCttgggagagaagagagagctgGCAAAGAGGAGCTTCTCGAGCCAAAGGCCACTTGTGGACAGGCAGAGCCGCAAGGCTGAGCCGGCAGGGTTTGCAGAGCAGTCTGTCAGGACTGGTGTGGGAGCAGCTTCCAGATATGAGAGTCAGCAGAACGGGACGctgataaaaagcaaaag GTCTCCAGAAGAAGGAGGGGGCCTTGGCAACACCAGTGGTGGGAGCAGCCACTCCATTTACAGCTTGGATAGAGCCTCCCATGCCAACTCGGAGTGTGCTGAGGGGCCAGGTAAAAAGCCAGAGAAGGAGCCCAAATCCACTGCGCAAAGAGCAAGTGAGAAGGGAGAGGCCTTGTCACAGTTTGAACTGAGTTATGGAA GTACCATCATCGACAGTCGGGTATCCAACACAGCAGAAGAGAATGAAGTAGGTTCTATGGCAGGTGAAGGCTTCATTGAGGTTCTTACTAAGAAGCAGCGTCGGTTGCTGGAAGAAGAGCGAAGGAAgaaggaacaggctgctcag GCACCAGCTAAGGCCCGTGTCCTTCAGTCTCGCATTCCTCCTCGGTTTGCCAAGAAGCAGAACAGCTTGTGCTTGGAGCAAGGTGATGTAGCAGTGTCTGGAAACAGCCTGGGCACAGAGATCTGGGAGAGCAACAGCCCAG CACTTTCTGTTCAGTCTCCTGGCAGTGATTCCTGGAATAAACCTGTAAATACCTTTAATGGTACTGAATCTGGCACCACTGAG CAGGGTTTTAAAGGCAGCCAGGGGGATAGTGGCATTGACTTGAGCGCAGAGTCTCGGGAATCCTCCGCTACCTCCTCTCAGCGCAGTTCTCCATATGGCACCCTCAAACCAGAGGAGATGAATGGGGCTGGCCTGGTGGACCCAAAGCCTGACTGCCAGAAGGAGCAAGTGCAGAAGCAATCTGATAAAAAG GATTCAGATCAAGGCTCAGGACAGAACAAGGAACACAAGCCTGGACCAATCGGCAACGAGCGCtccctgaaaaacagaaagggtTCGGAGGGAACGGAACGGCTGGAAGGGAATATTCCCCCTGTTAATGGGGTAGAAATTCACGTGGATTCTGTACTTCCTGTGCCACCCATTGAATTTGGAGTAAATCCTAAA GATTCTGATTTCAGCTTGCCACCTGGTTCTGCCTCTGGCACTGCAGCTAACCCTGTCACCAAATTGCAGGATGCCTTGGCCAGTAAT gcagggtTAACGCAGTCCATTCCCATTCTGCGAAGAGATCATCACCTTCAGCGTTGCATTGGCCTCAACCCAATGTCCTTCCCCACTGCAGATCTCACTCTTAAG atGGAGTCTGCTCGTAAAGCTTGGGAAAACTCTCCTAGTTTACCAGAACAGAACTCCCCAGGAGGTGCAGGCTCAGGCATCCAGCCTGCTTCCAGTGTTGGAGCTTCCAACGGTGTCAGCTACAGCTCTTTTGGTGGAGTTTCCATGCCTCCTATGCCCGTGGCATCTGTAGCACCTTCTGCATCTATTCCAG GTAACCATATTCCACCCCTGTATCTGGATGGCCATGTGTTTGCAAGTCAGCCCCGCCTGGTCCCTCAGACGATACCTCAGCAGCAAAGCTACCAACAG gctgctgctgctcaacaGATTCCCATTTCCCTCCACACATCCTTACAGGCCCAGGCTCAGCTTGGGCTGAGGGGTGGTCTGCCGGTTTCCCAGTCCCAGGAGATGTACAGTTCCATTCAGCCCTTCAG gtcTCAGGTGTATATGCACCCCAGTCTGTCTCAACCCAGCACCATGGTCCTGACAGGAGGCACAGCTCTGAAGCCTCCGTATTCTGCCTTCCCAGGCATGCAGCCCTTAGAGGTGGTGAAAACCCAGTCTGGGTCCCCCTACCAGCCCATGAATGGAAGCCAGACACTGGTTTATGAAGGCCAGATAAACCAGGCGGCTGGCATGGGAGCCTCCCAGATGATGGACTCTCAGCTTACGCAG CTAACGATGCCTGTGCCTGGCTCTCAGCTTCCTCTGCCCCGCTATGGCTCTGGCCAGCAGCCCCTGATTCTACCACAGTCCATCCAGCTTCCTCAGGGGCAAAACCTGCCTGTAGGAGCTCCCCGAAGAATCCTCCCTCCTGGATCCCAGCCTTCTGTTCTTGCTACCAGCAGGGAG TCCTCccaaatggaaatgaaagggTTTCATTTCTCTGATGGTAAACAGAGTATGTCCTCTGGAGGGTCTGTACCATCACCACATACGTACAG AATTTACTCCATGAATATTGTCGACTCTTCGATTTCCAGGCCTAGCTCTGCCAGCCCAAGTGGGAAGCCATCTGGACCAGGAGTTAGTATGGGCTCTGTGCAAGGACACTATGTACAGCAG GCAAAGCAGCGGGTGGATGAGAATAAAGCCAACTTGGGAGCAGTAAAGCTGCAAGAAACAGCCTCCACAAACCAGATGAAACCAGTGCGCACAGGAGCGATCAAACCTCAGGCAGTCAAAGTGGAGGAAAGCAAGGCCTAG